The genomic stretch GCGCCCTCCGCTCCAGCATCGCGGCCAGCGCGAGGGGCCAGCGTAATGATCAGGTCCGAGTCCAAGGCCCGGGCGAGCCGTACGAGAACGGGCAGCGTGGGAACGACACCGCCTACTTCGAGACGAGAGAGTTGCGGCTGCGTCATCCTCGCCCGCTCAGCCAGTTGGACCTGCGTCATGCGCAACTCGGTGCGGCGGGCATGCACCAGCTCGCCCACCTCCTCGGCGAGATGGACTTCGTCGCGAACTCCGTTGTTTTGACTCTCTGGCATACCACTAACGGTATATGCATTCTCCGGTATATCGCAGGAGAATCCGAAGATCCGGCCCCGCTTCGAAGTCCGGGCACTCCGGCGAGCGGTGGAACCCGTCGGCTATGCCGACTAACGGGTCCTTGGAGCGCAGCGGAGAGGACCCGTTATCAGGTTCCCTTATGCCCTTCGCCTTCTTGCCGCCGTCCTCGCTGGTCCACGGCTGGAGCGTCAGCGGAACGCCTGGAACATCAGGCGAAGCGGTCCGTACCCCTTGGACCCGTACCCCTCCCCTTCTTCCGCGCAGCGGGGGTACGGGTCGCGTCGGTTCGCCTGGTCATCGCGCCCTCTGGGGGTACGGCTGTTTTGCCGTCCGTGATACGGCCGTACCCCCGCACTGATCCGTCCTCGTGAGGCACGAACGAGGCGGGGGTACGGGTCTGCTCCTGGCTGGGCGCAGACCCGGTTCGTCTTGGTCGCCAGGGGGATGCGCGCATCGAGCTGCTGACAGCGTTGTACCACTTGAGGTGGTACACCCCGAAAGGCCGCCTGACCTGCGCAAATGCCTGTAGTGCGAGGCTCTGCCCGCATCGGTGTACCACGTGGGATCACCGACGTGGTACGGCGTTTTGCCTGGTCAGCCAGCGTTTTCCGGCGATGTACCGCGAGTACCACGTTCTTTCGAGCGTTTACATAGGGGACGCGTTCGGGGGAGATCTTGGGCGGCTCCAGCCCTATGTATCTAGGCTCTTTTCCCTGGTACAAGTGGTACAGGGGGTATATAAACACCGCCTGACCTGGGCAAACACCTGTACCACGTAGAAATGCCACGTGGTACATCTTGCTCTTGAGTTCCCCGAATCATGGCTCTGACCTGGGTAAACGATGTACCACGTCAAGTGGTACACGCTCGGTTGTCCCTAGGGGGTATGCGGGCCGTTGCCGCAGATCAGCAGAGTGGCCCTGTACCGCAGTTGGGAGCCGCCGCTCGCCGCGAAGGGCGCCAGGAAGGCCCCTGATCGCCCCGGAGATCGCCGCACAGGGCGGCCGGGCCCCCGTTCCTCCGCCGATCCCGTGCCGGGCCATCTGGGCGCCGTACGGGCGATGTTGTCCTCGGCGGGCATGAGGGAGCCCCCAGCCGGTCGGGTGGACTGCAGCTGGGGGCTCCGTACGCCCGAGCTCACGGGGGAGAGCAGCGGGCGCGCTTGCGGGGTGTTACACGGGCCGCTCGACGTCGAGTTCGGCCCAGGCGAGGACCCGGAGGGTCGCGCCGTCCGTGAAGCGGATGATGAGGGTCAGGTCCCCTATGGCCGAGCGGCCCGAGGAGGGCGTGCCCTCGACGGTGCGCTCGCTCCCGTCGGCCAGGCGCACGATGTCGCCGCCGCGGACCGTCACGGCGGCGCGAGGGGAGCCGGTCACTGCCTTCACCGGGTCGCGACCCGCAGGCCGGGCACCGCGTCCGCGGCCGCGTTGATGACCTCGGCCAGCATCGTGGCCGTACCCGCGTTGCAGCCGCCCAGCTCGACGAAGGCGTTGCCGGCGACGGGCTCGCTCGCGCGCAGGGAGGGGATGGTGACCCCGACCCGGGCCAGGGCCTCGATGAGGCCGGCGGCCGCGGCCTGCCCGGCCCGTACGGCCGCAAGGTATTCCTGGTGCCGTGCCCGTTGCTCGGCTTTGGTCGTCATGTGGTCGTCGCCGCCTTCGTGTTGAGGAGATCCCAGGGCAGCTCCCACTCACGGGCGCCGCGTCCGTCGACTCGGCGCAGGAACGCCGTCCGGCCGGTTTCCTGCCCGGAGGTGCGGTCGTAGTGGATGAGCACCGCCACGATGTGCCACCGGTCGTCACCGCGCAGGAAGACCGCCCGCTGGTGCTGCTCGGGGAGGTCGTCCTGGCCCAGGTACTCGAACTGCGGCATGGCTCGACCGTAGGGCGGGTTGACCAGGCGTCAGGGGACACCGTGTCCCTCCATGTCGAGGGGGACACGGTGTCCCTGTTGCTGTGCTGAGGCGCAGGTCAGGCCGCTACGCCGACGTCTTCGGCGAGCTGGCGGGCGGTGTAGGAGAGCGCACCGGTCGCCGTGCGCTGCAGGTCCGCCGCGAGGGCACGGCCTGACGGTACGTACCGCACCGCCTCGGGCGAGGTCTCGTACGCGAGGCGCAGGTACTGCAGGGCGGCCGCGGGCTCCCGGCGGACGTGCTCGTTCTTCGCCGCGTCGAGGTAGAGCCGCGAGCGCCGCTCGACGGAGGGGATCGAGGCAGGGTCCGTGTCCGCGAGTTGCTGCAGCGCGATGCCCGGGGTCCGCAGGTCGGCCCCGATCGTCACCGCGTGCACGGCGACGTTGCCTGCGCCGAACATCGTCCAGGGGTGCGCGTAGGAGGGCCCGAGGTTCTTCGCCGTCCGGTCGGCCTCCCCGTGCCAGCGCCAAGCGTCGCCGTCCCGGGCATCCTGCGCCGCGGTGACCGCCGCATGCAGGCACAGCGAGCCGAACATGCCGCGCAGCCGGTCCGAGCCGCCCTCGAGTTGGGGCCGCAGGGTGTCGGCCGCGTCCGCGACCATGACGAGGGCCTCCTCCGTGTGGCCGGCCACCCGCAGCCCGTTGCCGACGATCCAGGCTGCCGAGGCGAGCGCGATCGGGTCATCGGCCTGCTCGGCCGCCATCCGGGCACGGTCGACGATCACCCAGTACAGCTCCGACTCGACGGTGTGCGCGGCGTACTGCTGCGCGAGCGCGTACGTCTCGCTCAGCACCACCGAGGCCCGGCGCTTCTCGCTCCCATGTGCCGCGCGGACCGTGGCGTGTCCCGCCGAGATCAGCCCCGGCAGCACCGCGGCGACCGCTGTGCGCTGGCCGCGGACTTGATGCCAGATGTCCCATGCCTGCCGGACCCGTCCGGCCAGGTGTCCGACGTCCTCCGGGGTGCCGGCGGCCGCGAACAGTGGCGCGTGGATCGCGGCGCGCAGCGCGGGCACGCCGGGGTGCGAGACCTTGCCGCCGTCGTTGATGGGCACCGATACGTCGTGGTCGCCGGTCAGGTCGCTGATGTCCTGGCAGCCGAGCACACGGCCGAGCTTCACGATCATCGCGAGGTTGCGGATCTGACGCTCGCTCCGCTCGACCTTCTTGACCCAGTCCTCACTGCGGCCGACGAGGCCGCCCAGGGCGGAACGGGTCAGCTGGCGGCGTTCCCTGCGGCTGCGCAGGAGTTCGCCGTCCACGGTCATCTGCACTGTCTCGTCAGGCATTTGGGCCCCCTCGGCAGGGTTGTACCCCCAGCGTAGTGACGTCCACCAGGCCGCGGCTCCCGATCCGTCCCGATGCAGCCGCATGAGGGGCGGACAGCGGTCTCCCCGGGAGAATCCGCCCGCGCTCCGGGGTCATCAACCACGACCGCTCCACCTCCTCGACCACCACCGGACATCGAGGCGATGCTCCACCGCGTCGAGGAGCGCGGGGGTGAGCTTCTCGCCGGCGATGTACCCCGCGCCGCCCAGGGCCACGAACATCAGCAGTTCCAGAGGCAGGCCGACCCCGCGGAAGGCACCCATGCCGAAGCCGATGGCTATCAGCGCGAGCACCGGGCCTACGACGAAGGGGAGCCACCGCAACTCTCGTTTCAGTTCCATGCCCGCAGCATGTGCCCAAACGCCTGTGGATAGATTTCTGCGAGCAGTTGACCAGCATCAACCACCAGATTTACCCCATGTGCATGGAGTTTTGGGAGGCGCTCGCGACCTATGCGAGGGCTCCGCCCCCACACCCCCGGCCCTCTCTCAGAGGGGCAGGGGTGTGGGGCGATCTTGCGGTGAGTGGGTGGTGGGGGAGTGGACGGGACGCAGCGCGGCCCCCTCCTCAACCGGGCCCCAAAGGGGAGTACAGCCCGCGCCAGGCCGCAAGGCCGGGCCGCTTCGCGGTCGGCTACGCCGAGCCTTGCACCCCGACACGGCCCGCACTCAACGCGAGCGCCGCCCGATCGAGGAGGGACCCACCCCGCTCAGCAAGTCCCGTGCGGCGAGCGCCGCCAGGGCGAAGGACGCGCAGGCCAGGGGACCGCTCGCCGAAGTCGGCGAGCCGTGTCGGAGGCAGCGGATACGGTGCGTAGGTGCAGATCAACGGGGCGGAAGGACAACGACCGGGGACCGCACTGCTCTTGGCAGGCGCCCCCGCGGGCAAGGGCGCGCTCGTCGACGCGAACAGCGTGATCCCCACGCTGGCCGCCGTGGCGCCGGCCGCGTGGACCGGGACGGCGGCGACCACGATGATCGAGCTTGTCGATCCCGTCGAGCCGCAGGCCGTCCTGACCCGCATCCGGGGCGCCGCGCTCGTCGAGGGCCCGCTCACGATCGTGCTCGTCGGCCAGCTGCACCTCGACCGCAAGCAGCACGCCCTGCATGTCGCGCTTGCCCGCACCACTCCCTCGACGATGCGCTACACGGCCCTGCCATGGGCTTGGCTCACCGGCGAGTTGCAGCAGCGTGCCCCTGGCACCACCACGCTCTACGCCGACCTGGTGGCCGATCCCGAGGCATGGCAGCTACTCGACCAGGAGCCGCTCACCATCCCCCAGGGCGCCCGTGCGTACGGCGTCATCGCCCCGCCCCCGCCGCGCCGGCGGATCGTCAAACCCCGCTACACCTACGCCCTGGCCCAGATACTCCGCTCCGGCTACCAGACCGGCCCCGACCAGCTGCACCTCGAAGTCCTGCACCGGGCCGCCGTCCCCGACGAGGCGCTCGTCCTCGGCCCGCGCCCCGCACCCACCGCCGCTGTGCCGCCCGCGAATCCGGCCCTGGCCCCAGCCCGCCCGGTACTGCCAGCCCAGGCGCAGCGGCCCGCCAGCGGCGTTCCCGCGGCCGCGGCCGACGAGGAGCTGCACGAGCAGATCGCCGCCGCCTCGAAGGCCGGCGACCACCAGCTCGCCGACGAACTGGCCGTCGCCGCCGAGCAGCGCGCGGCCCGGACCTTCGGCCCCAACTCCTTCGCCACCATCCACTGGACCGAGGTCCGGGCGTTCGTTGCCTCGGTCGCCCAGGACCCGGCCGCCAGCTGCCAGTTGTGGCTCACCGCCGCGGAGACCCGGCTCGACACCCTGCAGCAGGCCACCGACGCCCACGACGTCGAGTCCGCCGTCGACCGCGCCCACCACCAGTGGCTGCAGCTCCGGGACCCGGTAGCCGCCCGCGCTTACGCGCCCCGGCTCGTCGCGCTGCGCCGCCGGGTGCCGGGCCGTCAACGTGGCGCCCTCGAATCCATCCAGAAGATGCTGGAGCGCCTGAACAGCCTGCCCACGCGCTGACCCTGACGGAACATCACGGGCATTTCACACGCACCCCACGAAAAAGCTCGAGACACGCCCCGCCTCCGTAGTAAATGTGCGGCCGATCTATGGAAAGATCACGGTCATGGCAGAACGACGACTAGCACCAGGCCCCGTGCGCGGTAAGGCACAGGGTGGCCGTCGTATCTCCTACGATCCGTCCTCCGGCCGTAACTGGCAGACCGGCGTGGTACTCGTCCCTGATGCCGCAGTAAAGGGCATCAGGGCCGCCGAGCTCACCGGGCTGTCATTCGCCGGGCTGGTCAACGAGTTGATCAGGCGGATGGACGTGGACGAGGACGGGCGCCCCGTGTGGGCGGCCGAGCTGGAGTCCGACGAGCAGGGCGAACTACCGATGACCGGCTAGGTCGTTGTGCCGGAAACGCCAAAAAGCCCCGGTATATCCCAACCGGGGCGGCCGTCTTCCGACGAACGAGGGGGTCAAAGGCACTCCCCAGTGCCAGAAACCCCAGATCTAGTGCTTAGATGATCACCACAACACAACATGTAGTGCCGAGTTGAGACTGACTCCCCAGTCGGTCCCTTCTCACTCCCCACCACATCAGCCAAGACCCGAGACCGCGCGATCCGGAGGCAACCGGTTCACGCACTCACCACGGAGGTGATGCAGCAGAAAACCCCACCAAGACAAAAACCCCAGCTCAGAGGCCATTTCTGGCTTCCGGAGGCCCCGGCACTTGGCCGGTGGGTCCCCTTTTTGTTGGCTTTTTTGATCCCAGAGGAGCACGCCCATCGTAGCGGACAGCTGCGAGGGCGGACAGCCGTACCCAACTGCCGGTGTGTCCTGCGAGTTGGGCCCGCACAGTCCGTCACCAGCCCATTCCCCTCGGCATCAGCATGCCCAGGGCGCCCCTGCCCGGGGCCCTCCGTCCTGCACGCGTACGTACGTCGCTGCAGGACGCGCCCCGCCATGGCCGACGGGGAAGGCGACATGCCTGGAGGGAGTCAGCCCCTATCCCGGGGGGTTCCACGACAGTGGAGCGTCGTCTGGGAGCAGATCATGAAACTGACCCGAGGCCCGAGCTTGGCGAGCTGGGGAGCCCGGAGTAGCCCGCGGTAGACACCGGTCCGCGTTACCAAGTCCGACCCCGGCCCTTGAGAAGCCACCGGGAGAGTAAGGCAGAGGCAGCTCACCCCGTCCCCTGATGGGAGGGAGAGCGCTGTAGACGCTAAATGGGCGAATGGAGCAGGCAGCCAAGGCCGGCCTTGCCATGCGCGTGAGCGTAGGGCGAACAAGGTGGACCCCAGCCGGTGCCCCTCGCAGAGGGGGGCGGAGCGCGACCCCCAGAGCTGTTTGCATATCCCGGTCCCAAGGCGCGAGTAATCCCCGCAGCCTGGTCTGAGTCTCCATACCGTGTACGGGCGTACCGGAGTACGTGATCAGATCCCCTCCTCGTGAGACGGCAGAAACCCCAAGGGGATATCTCTGTCGTTTCACGAGGGGGGGGGTCACCGTTCCACCCGCTCGGGGCACCCGGAGCGGAGCGGAGGGTGCGCGGGTGGATAAGAGAACAGCCGAGCGCTTGCGCTCGTCCTTTACGCACCGGGCCGCAGGCCCGAAAAAGGGTGTCGCGAAGCGTCCTTATTTGCGCAGGAGGGCCCGATCCGGGCCCGACCCACTCAGCTGCAGGCATAAGACGAGAGAGGCCCGGATCGGGCCCTCCTGCGTGTTCTGCCTGAGCGCAGCGAAGTCCATTGCCGCTCGTACAGACGTTCCCCTATCGGTCAGACGGGCAACAACCTTGGCCACCCCGAAACCTCAGCCGCACCACAGGACTTGAGACCTCCGACCACTTCAGGGTGACCAGGATGGACATGGGTACGGTGAGCCGGAGAGAGGCCCAGGTCATCCGGGCCATGGGGAGGGAGCTGGCTGTGGCGCTGGCCGTGCAGATGAGCCCGGAGGTCGAGGAGGCCCTCGGCCCGGAGATGGCGGCCCAGGCCCGTGCGACGACCGGAGGCCAGTGCGCCGAGTGCCGCGAACCGCTCGGCGCCGGACCGGCCAACGTGGTGCTCGGCCTGAACGGCGAAGGCGCCGGCGGTATCTGGCTGTTCGCGCACGAGACGTGTGCGCCGTCGAGGATCGTGCCGCTGACCGCCGAGCAGACCGCCGCCTTGGTCCAGCCCGAGGACGGATACACCATGCTCATGACCGCGCACGTCGTCGAGGACCAGGCGGTGCTCGTCGCCGAGCTGGCACTGACCCCGTACGTCAACGCCGGCGGGCGCGGCTCCGAGGTCCGCAGCGTGTTCATGCAGGTGCTGCTGCAGCACGGATTGCACCTGGTCACGGGCCCGTTGGACGCTCCGCCGTTGGGGGAGTGGGTCGCGGTGATCCAGCCGCGCGGGCGCGACCTGCAGCTCACCGTCCTGACGCCGGAGGCGAAGCAGTTCTTCCACGGCACCCTGGCGAAGCCGCCGACCGGATGGGTCAGGAAGGTGCTGGCCCAGCGGCAGGTGCTGCTGCTCGGGGGCGACGTGGGAATGTCCCGCGACACCGGTCTGCAGGAGGGACGCGAGGTCCTGGCCGCCGCGGCCAGTGCGGGCCAGCTGGCCGGCGCCCGCATCAGGTGCGGCCGCCCTTCGGACTACGGGCTGACCTGACCAACTGGCCCCCTGGGCAAGGGCGGTAGCGTGAGACAGGACATCGGAGAAGGGGGCGGCACGGTGAGCATCAAGGGCAAGCTGTACCTGTTGATCGCGATCATCGTGATCGGAGTGCTGATCGGGCTGGACGGCCCCTCGCCCAGCCCGTGACGTCAGCGCCGACCTGACGAGTCGCCAGTCCCGCGGTCGCCCTGACGCGGCACATCCGGCCGAGGCGCCCGCGGCGCGGGCATACGCCCGTTGTCCGAACCCGTGGGTCGCGACGCGTGCGCACTCATCCCGCCACTGGCCGACGATGAAGACGAGGTTCCCACCGATGCGGACGCGGCCGCCGGGCGAGATGCCGCATCCCGTGTCGCGTGCGTGCTGATGCCCTGCCGGACGCCCTGAGCCGGCCGCATCACGGCCGCCCTGCTCTGCTGACTGGCAGGGTCGTAGCTCTCCCTGCGCATCTTCACGATGTCGTCGCCCATCCCCGGGATCAACGAGAACAACATCGCGCTCGCGATGATCGAGATGATGATGATGGACAGCCCGGACACGACCGAGGCGAAGTTGCTGTCCGGCTTGTTGCCCCCGGCAAGCGCGCCAGCCAGGCTCATGACGATCACGATGATGGGTTTGACCAGGATGATCGCGCTCATCAGGCCGACCCATCGGCGGACCCGGCTCCACAGTTCCTTGTCGACCAGGCCCGAGTAGACGATCGTGCCCAGGATGCCCCCGACGTACAGCAGGGCCGCCCGCACCGCCAGTTCGAGCAGGACCACCCCGGCGGCCGCCATCGACACCAGGCCGAGGACGATGGAGCCGATCGGCCCGGCATCTCCCGGATCATCGGCAATGGATCGCAACGCCTTGGCGAACTGGTCGAAGAAGCCCGCGGTCGCTTCGCCACCGGAGAGCGCCGTGGTGAGTCCGTCGACCGCCGAGACCACGGTGTACAGGATCAGCGGCGTGAACGCCGAGGCCAGCACCGTGAGCCACAGCAGGCCGATCGCCTCACCGATCGCCGTGGTCAGCGGCACGCCCCGGATCGCCCTCTTCGCCACCGCCCACAGCCACAACAACATCGTCAGGAAGGTCGAGGCGGCGAAGACCACCGCATAGCTGGTGAGGAACCCTGAGTTGGTGAAATCGACATCGCCGGTCTTTTCCACCGCGTTCGAGAGCCGATCCACTACCCAGGCCGAGAACTTCGCGATGCCCTGCCCCAGCGACTGCAGCGGATCGAGGGGGTTCTGCACATCGTCCGGAATCCCCGGCGCATCCTCGATCCCTGAGCGGCCCTCCCGGCAATACTTCTCGGCCGGCCCCCCGAAATCACACGGGTCGTTCGAAGCCTCCGGCGACGGCTCCGGATCGGCGAACGCCAGCTGCGCCGTGACAAGCACCGTCACGGCGGCACCCACGGCGACAGCGGCCCCCCTGGTGATCGCGGAACGCGCGGACACATCAACCCCCCAGGCAGACAACGGATTACGAGGGTCCCACGCGATAGCTGGACAGTGCACCCGGGTGCCAAAGAACATCCGTCGCAGCTACGGTCATCGGCGACGCTGATCACTGCAGTGGAGGGGGCTCGCAGGATGACCACCAGCACCAAGGGCGACCGGGGCAAGAAGACGAGGCGCCCGATAGCCCAGTCCCGCCAGGGGAACCGGCGGGTCATGATCACGATAGTGGTGGCGACTGTCCTGATCGCGGCCATCGCCTACACCAACCGCGACAGCGACGAACCACCGCACCGCCAGGCAGACAAGCACAGCCGCCAGGGCGCCATGGACGCCGCCGAGCACGTGGCCATCTCGATCGGATCGGAGAAGATGTTCGACGCCGCGGAACGGGCCGACATCGTGCAGTCCATTGCCCACCCCGACGCCCGGGACCGGCTGACCAAGAATCCGGCCGCCGGATACGACTACCTGGCCAAGAAGTTGGGGCTGGACGAGCAGGGCAAGCCCCCGAAGGGGCAGCGGCTCGTCTCCGAGACCATCCCCCTCGACGTCGAGGTGAACCGCTACACCCCGGCCGAGGCGACCGTCGACGTCTCCGCACGGGGCCGGTTTGGGATCGAGGGCTCCAAGGACTCCCCGATCAAGACCAGCACCTTCACGGTCACCGTCGAGCTGGCATGGAGCGACGCCGATGATCGCTGGTGGGCCACCGACTACGGCCAGGACTAGGTCACACAGGGCCACCGTCGGCCCGGAAGCTGGGGGAGTCGGCGAGACTGGAGTGCCCGGCGGCGTGCCCGAAGCCGATGTTGCCGCCGCCGGGCAGGGCACTCTCCCCTATATAGAGGAGAAGTCGATCCGGCCCCGGCTCGTTGACCAGGCCATGGACGCGTTGCCCACCACCGCCGCGCCAGGTGTGGCCGAGCGGGCCGAGGCCCTGGCGGACGCCGCGTGCGAGCTGCACGACGCCGCCACCAGCCCGGACCGTTGGAGCGCGGCCGCCGTCGAGGACGCCGTCGAGTCGGTGGAGACCACCCTGCTCGCCCTGCTCACGCTCCACCCCGGCGCCGCACTCGTCGGCCAGGCCGTGACCCAGCTCCGCGACGACCTCGGTCTCCCGCCGCGTGACGCCTCGAAGGCCGGCCCCGTGGCCGCCGAGGACCAGCTCACCGAGCCGACCCCGATCCGGGCCCGCCGCGAGCGCCGCGGTCTCGGCCCCGGCTTCCAGGGCGTACGTATCCCCGGCACCCGCACAGGGTCCGGCCGGTAGGCGAGAAGCACGCTCGACCAGGGCAGACGACAAAGGAGACAGCAGATGGGCGGGCTGACCGTCGAGCAGGTGGAGACCCAGTTGCAGCAGATCAACGCCGAGGAGGAGGCCCTCGACCGCCGGGTTCGGGAGGGCACCCTCGCCTCTGGCGAGTACGTGCGCCGCGTGGCCGTGCTCGTCGAGCGCCTGGCCCAGCTGCACGCGCGGATCGTGGACCACGTCGTCAGCCGGACCACGATCCCCGACTTCCCTCCTACCGCCTGAGCCGACCCGAGCA from Streptomyces sp. NBC_01304 encodes the following:
- a CDS encoding helix-turn-helix domain-containing protein, which encodes MPESQNNGVRDEVHLAEEVGELVHARRTELRMTQVQLAERARMTQPQLSRLEVGGVVPTLPVLVRLARALDSDLIITLAPRAGRDAGAEGAAR
- a CDS encoding helix-turn-helix domain-containing protein: MPDETVQMTVDGELLRSRRERRQLTRSALGGLVGRSEDWVKKVERSERQIRNLAMIVKLGRVLGCQDISDLTGDHDVSVPINDGGKVSHPGVPALRAAIHAPLFAAAGTPEDVGHLAGRVRQAWDIWHQVRGQRTAVAAVLPGLISAGHATVRAAHGSEKRRASVVLSETYALAQQYAAHTVESELYWVIVDRARMAAEQADDPIALASAAWIVGNGLRVAGHTEEALVMVADAADTLRPQLEGGSDRLRGMFGSLCLHAAVTAAQDARDGDAWRWHGEADRTAKNLGPSYAHPWTMFGAGNVAVHAVTIGADLRTPGIALQQLADTDPASIPSVERRSRLYLDAAKNEHVRREPAAALQYLRLAYETSPEAVRYVPSGRALAADLQRTATGALSYTARQLAEDVGVAA